The following coding sequences are from one Mycobacterium bourgelatii window:
- the sucB gene encoding 2-oxoglutarate dehydrogenase, E2 component, dihydrolipoamide succinyltransferase yields MAFSVQMPALGESVTEGTVTRWLKQEGDTVEIDEPLVEVSTDKVDTEIPSPAAGVLTKIIAQEDDTVEVGGDLAIIGDADEADSGGAGDGGGEAEAKSEPEPEPEAQQEPEPEPEPEPEPEPEPAKAKSDGDSGGGDTKPVLMPELGESVTEGTVTRWLKKVGDSVQVDEPLVEVSTDKVDTEIPSPVAGVLVSITAEEDDVVEVGGELARIGSGSDAGKTEPKPEAKQEEAKPEPKPEPEKKPEPEKKPEAEAKPEPEKKPEPEKKPEPEPEKKPEPEPAAPSADTDGDGSPYVTPLVRKLAAENNIDLSEVKGTGVGGRIRKQDVLAAAEKKKEAKKEPAPAAQAPAAQAPAAKAAPAPSSALAHLRGTTQKASRIRQITASKTRASLQATAQLTQTHEIDMTKIVALRAKAKAAFAEREGVNLTFLPFIARAVIDALKVHPNINASYNEDTKEITYYDAEHLGFAVDTEQGLLSPVIHNAGDLSLAGLARAIADIAARARSNKLKPDELSGGTFTITNIGSQGALFDTPILVPPQAAMLGTGAIVKRPRVVVDEFGNESIGVRSISYFPLTYDHRLIDGADAGRFLTTIKHRLEEGAFEADLGL; encoded by the coding sequence ATGGCCTTCTCAGTCCAGATGCCGGCACTCGGTGAGAGCGTCACCGAGGGAACCGTCACTCGCTGGCTCAAGCAGGAAGGCGACACGGTCGAGATCGACGAACCGCTCGTCGAGGTGTCGACCGACAAGGTTGACACCGAGATCCCTTCGCCCGCCGCGGGCGTGCTGACCAAGATCATCGCCCAAGAAGACGACACCGTGGAGGTGGGCGGCGACCTTGCCATCATCGGGGACGCCGACGAGGCCGACAGTGGCGGCGCGGGTGACGGCGGTGGCGAAGCGGAGGCCAAATCCGAACCCGAGCCGGAGCCCGAGGCCCAGCAGGAGCCCGAACCGGAACCCGAGCCTGAGCCGGAGCCAGAGCCAGAGCCCGCCAAGGCGAAGTCGGACGGAGATTCCGGCGGCGGCGACACCAAGCCGGTGCTGATGCCCGAGCTGGGTGAATCGGTGACCGAGGGCACGGTGACCCGCTGGCTGAAGAAGGTCGGCGACTCAGTGCAGGTCGACGAGCCGCTGGTGGAGGTGTCCACCGACAAGGTCGACACCGAGATTCCATCGCCCGTTGCCGGTGTCCTGGTCAGCATCACCGCCGAAGAAGATGACGTCGTCGAGGTCGGCGGCGAGTTGGCGCGCATCGGTAGCGGTTCCGACGCTGGCAAGACCGAGCCCAAGCCGGAAGCCAAGCAAGAGGAAGCCAAGCCGGAGCCGAAGCCCGAACCGGAAAAGAAGCCCGAGCCGGAAAAGAAGCCCGAGGCCGAGGCAAAGCCCGAACCGGAAAAGAAACCGGAACCCGAGAAAAAGCCCGAGCCGGAGCCCGAGAAGAAGCCCGAGCCCGAGCCAGCGGCGCCATCGGCAGACACGGACGGCGACGGCAGCCCTTACGTGACGCCGTTGGTGCGAAAACTGGCCGCCGAGAACAACATCGACTTGTCCGAGGTCAAGGGCACCGGCGTCGGCGGGCGCATCCGCAAGCAGGATGTGCTGGCCGCCGCGGAAAAGAAGAAAGAGGCGAAGAAGGAACCGGCGCCCGCCGCCCAGGCACCCGCCGCGCAAGCACCCGCGGCGAAGGCGGCACCTGCTCCGTCGTCCGCGCTCGCCCACCTGCGGGGTACTACGCAAAAAGCCAGCCGGATCCGCCAGATCACGGCCAGCAAGACCCGCGCATCCCTGCAGGCCACCGCGCAGCTCACCCAGACCCACGAGATCGACATGACCAAGATCGTGGCGCTGCGCGCCAAGGCCAAGGCCGCGTTCGCCGAGCGTGAGGGCGTCAACCTGACGTTCCTGCCGTTCATCGCTCGGGCGGTGATCGACGCGCTCAAGGTTCATCCCAACATCAACGCCAGCTACAACGAGGACACCAAGGAGATCACCTACTACGACGCCGAGCACCTCGGGTTCGCCGTCGATACCGAACAGGGCCTGCTCTCCCCCGTCATCCACAACGCAGGCGACCTTTCGCTCGCCGGCTTGGCGCGGGCCATCGCCGACATCGCCGCCCGGGCACGCTCGAACAAGCTCAAGCCCGACGAGTTGTCCGGTGGCACTTTCACCATCACCAACATCGGCAGCCAGGGCGCGTTGTTCGACACCCCGATCCTGGTTCCGCCGCAGGCGGCCATGTTGGGCACCGGCGCCATCGTCAAACGGCCGCGGGTCGTTGTCGACGAATTCGGCAACGAGTCCATCGGGGTCCGGTCGATTTCCTACTTCCCACTGACCTACGACCATCGCCTCATCGACGGCGCCGACGCCGGACGTTTCCTCACCACCATCAAGCATCGGCTCGAAGAGGGCGCGTTCGAGGCGGATCTTGGGCTTTAA
- a CDS encoding TIGR01777 family oxidoreductase translates to MDKAVVAIAGSSGLIGSALTAALRAADHTVLRIVRRTPANSEELHWNPESGEFDPEALLDVDVVVNLCGVNVGQRRWSGAFKQSLRDSRIAPTEVLSAAVADAGVSTLINASAVGFYGNTRDRVVDENASAGRGFLAQLCVDWEAATLPAQYEGTRVVLARTGIVLAPGGGALRRMRPVFSVGLGARLGSGRQYMSWISLEDEVRALLFLISHPTLSGPVNLTGPAPVTNAEFTTAFGRAVNRPTPMVLPSFAVRAALGEFADEGLLTGQRAIPSVLEEAGFQFHHNTIGEALAYATARRDQD, encoded by the coding sequence GTGGACAAAGCCGTCGTCGCGATAGCGGGTTCGTCTGGGCTGATCGGCTCGGCACTGACCGCGGCTCTCCGCGCGGCGGACCACACGGTGCTGCGCATCGTGCGCCGCACACCGGCGAATTCCGAAGAGCTGCACTGGAATCCGGAGAGCGGCGAGTTCGATCCCGAAGCGCTTCTCGATGTCGACGTCGTGGTGAATCTGTGCGGAGTCAACGTCGGGCAACGCCGGTGGTCGGGCGCGTTCAAGCAGAGCCTGCGAGACAGCCGAATCGCACCCACCGAGGTGCTCTCCGCGGCCGTCGCCGACGCTGGCGTCAGCACCTTGATCAACGCGAGCGCGGTCGGCTTCTACGGCAACACCAGGGACCGCGTGGTCGACGAAAACGCCTCGGCGGGAAGGGGTTTCCTCGCCCAACTCTGCGTGGACTGGGAAGCCGCCACCCTGCCGGCGCAGTACGAAGGCACCCGGGTTGTGTTGGCACGAACCGGGATCGTGCTGGCCCCCGGGGGCGGCGCCCTGCGCCGGATGCGGCCGGTGTTCTCGGTGGGTCTGGGCGCCCGACTCGGCAGCGGTCGCCAGTACATGTCGTGGATCAGCCTGGAAGACGAGGTGCGGGCGCTGCTGTTCTTGATCTCGCATCCCACCTTGTCCGGCCCGGTGAACCTGACCGGGCCCGCGCCCGTCACCAACGCCGAATTCACCACCGCTTTCGGCCGCGCGGTAAATCGCCCGACCCCGATGGTGCTACCGAGTTTCGCGGTGCGGGCGGCACTCGGCGAGTTCGCCGACGAGGGACTGCTGACCGGCCAGCGGGCCATCCCGTCGGTACTGGAAGAGGCTGGTTTCCAGTTCCACCACAACACCATTGGCGAGGCGCTCGCCTATGCAACCGCCCGTCGCGATCAGGATTAG